From one Mytilus edulis chromosome 1, xbMytEdul2.2, whole genome shotgun sequence genomic stretch:
- the LOC139498217 gene encoding probable thiopurine S-methyltransferase isoform X1, with the protein MNLLRFSSFKKLLTLKFAQSLPVLQQTQIKAYHWQDKTENQKTSDASNKFTELDPEGWNERWKNRNIGFHKDHINVMLEKHVKRLVNKRENIKIFIPLCGKSLDMKWLADQGHTIVGVDCAEVAFKEFFEEHSLEHTVEPVENLSGKVYTSKDKKIMLYCCDFYKFSRDTAGQFNGIWDRGSLVAINRQDRQKYSTLMKSLMAPDCQYLVDTYDYNEELWPGPPHYVSAEQIQSLYGDTCDIEDVDTVDHMEEKHKKWGLDYINERLHVITLKK; encoded by the exons ATGAATTTGCTTCGATTTAGCAGCTTCAAGAAACTTTTAACGTTAAAGTTCGCTCAGTCACTCCCAGTGCTTCAGCAAACACAAATAAAGGCGTATCATTG GCAGGACAAGACAGAAAATCAGAAAACTTCAGATGCTTCTAACAAATTCACTGAATTAGATCCAGAAGGATGGAACGAAAGATGGAAAAACAGGAATATTGGTTTTCACAAAGACCATATTAATGT GatgcttgaaaaacatgtgaaAAGACTGGTCAACAAAAgagaaaatataaagatttttattCCTTTGTGTGGCAAATCATTGGATATGAAATG GTTAGCAGACCAAGGCCATACAATTGTTGGAGTTGACTGTGCAGAAGTGGCCTTTAAAGAATTCTTTGAGGAACATTCCCTTGAACACACAGTAGAACCAGTTGAGAACCTTTCAGGAAAAGTGTACACT AGCAAGGACAAAAAGATCATGTTATACTGCTGTGATTTTTACAAGTTCAGTAG AGATACAGCAGGACAATTCAATGGTATTTGGGACCGTGGATCTTTAGTAGCAATTAATCGACAAGACAGACAAAA ATATTCTACATTGATGAAATCCTTGATGGCACCAGATTGTCAATATTTGGTAGATACCTATGATTATAATGAAGAATTATGGCCAG GACCACCACACTATGTATCTGCTGAACAGATTCAGTCTCTTTATG GAGATACTTGTGATATAGAGGATGTAGATACTGTAGACCATATGGAAGAGAAACACAAGAAATGGGGATTAGATTATATCAATGAACGTTTACATGTCATTACTCTCAAGAAATAA
- the LOC139498217 gene encoding probable thiopurine S-methyltransferase isoform X2, translated as MQDKTENQKTSDASNKFTELDPEGWNERWKNRNIGFHKDHINVMLEKHVKRLVNKRENIKIFIPLCGKSLDMKWLADQGHTIVGVDCAEVAFKEFFEEHSLEHTVEPVENLSGKVYTSKDKKIMLYCCDFYKFSRDTAGQFNGIWDRGSLVAINRQDRQKYSTLMKSLMAPDCQYLVDTYDYNEELWPGPPHYVSAEQIQSLYGDTCDIEDVDTVDHMEEKHKKWGLDYINERLHVITLKK; from the exons AT GCAGGACAAGACAGAAAATCAGAAAACTTCAGATGCTTCTAACAAATTCACTGAATTAGATCCAGAAGGATGGAACGAAAGATGGAAAAACAGGAATATTGGTTTTCACAAAGACCATATTAATGT GatgcttgaaaaacatgtgaaAAGACTGGTCAACAAAAgagaaaatataaagatttttattCCTTTGTGTGGCAAATCATTGGATATGAAATG GTTAGCAGACCAAGGCCATACAATTGTTGGAGTTGACTGTGCAGAAGTGGCCTTTAAAGAATTCTTTGAGGAACATTCCCTTGAACACACAGTAGAACCAGTTGAGAACCTTTCAGGAAAAGTGTACACT AGCAAGGACAAAAAGATCATGTTATACTGCTGTGATTTTTACAAGTTCAGTAG AGATACAGCAGGACAATTCAATGGTATTTGGGACCGTGGATCTTTAGTAGCAATTAATCGACAAGACAGACAAAA ATATTCTACATTGATGAAATCCTTGATGGCACCAGATTGTCAATATTTGGTAGATACCTATGATTATAATGAAGAATTATGGCCAG GACCACCACACTATGTATCTGCTGAACAGATTCAGTCTCTTTATG GAGATACTTGTGATATAGAGGATGTAGATACTGTAGACCATATGGAAGAGAAACACAAGAAATGGGGATTAGATTATATCAATGAACGTTTACATGTCATTACTCTCAAGAAATAA